The Xanthomonas sp. CFBP 8443 genome has a window encoding:
- a CDS encoding tetratricopeptide repeat protein, with amino-acid sequence MNAVLGFLEALHLLRPQWLWTLLLLPLLGWSWLRRRRRRNVWRRAVDAHLLPHLLAKEDGRQSLSGLWLAALGYVLAVVALSGPSWRQEQQPLWQSRTPLVIALDLSPRIEAGDLPPSRLLQARAKLATLLRERAGGEVALLAYAGEPYTVAPLTDDAANVALFLDALSPQVMPMPGQRGDLAIDWAAQLLRQAGFTRGDILLLSDQADAQAQQAAARAAGQGYRVSALGLGTAQGAAYRDGQGGVGHAQLDAGALQALAAAGNGRYAALTPTDADLHALGVLQPAQQQDATAAGEHSGRVWLDQGYWLLPPLLLLALFAFRRRGGAAVLLVLLLPLAMPWPAQAQAQATGATGGDAAAGNWWRRPDQVRQQRLDTGVQAYRKGDFAAAQQQFEGIDSDQGWYNLGNALARQGRYDEAIDAYDKALRQQPQMADAIANRAAVDAARKRQSGQNTSGQNKPGQQGNNKSQQDQKGQSQSGAGGTPKDQDPAQAKAPPQPDAQGQPGQRNGQSPPSGAPKDGQPPAPPKPGDAQAQQQADAAQRQQMQQAMAAQQGAAGKQAAARAAAAAAETPQQREQRQAVEAWLRRVPDDPGNLLRAKFKLEHERRQREGP; translated from the coding sequence ATGAACGCCGTGCTCGGTTTCCTGGAGGCCTTGCATCTGCTGCGTCCGCAGTGGCTGTGGACGCTGCTGTTGCTGCCGTTGCTGGGCTGGAGCTGGCTGCGCCGGCGCCGGCGCCGCAATGTGTGGCGGCGCGCGGTGGACGCGCACCTGTTGCCGCACCTGCTGGCGAAGGAGGACGGCCGACAGTCGCTGTCCGGCCTGTGGCTGGCCGCGCTCGGCTACGTGCTTGCGGTCGTGGCGCTGTCCGGGCCGAGCTGGCGCCAGGAACAGCAGCCGCTGTGGCAGTCGCGCACGCCGTTGGTGATCGCGCTGGACCTGTCGCCGCGGATCGAGGCCGGCGACCTGCCGCCGTCGCGCCTGCTGCAGGCGCGCGCCAAGCTGGCGACGCTGCTGCGCGAGCGCGCCGGCGGCGAAGTCGCGCTGCTGGCCTACGCCGGCGAACCCTATACCGTCGCGCCGCTGACCGACGACGCGGCCAACGTGGCCTTGTTCCTGGACGCGCTGTCGCCGCAGGTGATGCCGATGCCCGGACAGCGCGGCGACCTGGCCATCGACTGGGCCGCGCAGTTGCTGCGCCAGGCCGGTTTCACCCGCGGCGACATCCTGCTGCTGAGCGACCAGGCCGACGCGCAGGCGCAGCAGGCTGCGGCGCGCGCGGCCGGGCAGGGCTACCGCGTGTCCGCGCTGGGATTGGGGACCGCGCAGGGGGCGGCCTATCGCGACGGCCAGGGCGGCGTCGGCCATGCGCAACTGGATGCCGGCGCGCTGCAGGCGCTGGCCGCCGCCGGCAACGGCCGCTACGCCGCGCTGACGCCGACCGATGCCGATCTGCACGCGCTGGGCGTGCTGCAACCGGCGCAGCAACAGGATGCAACCGCCGCCGGGGAACACAGCGGCCGGGTGTGGCTGGACCAGGGCTACTGGCTGCTGCCGCCGCTGTTGCTGCTGGCGCTGTTCGCGTTCCGTCGCCGCGGTGGCGCGGCAGTGCTGCTGGTGTTGCTGCTGCCGCTGGCGATGCCGTGGCCGGCGCAGGCGCAGGCGCAGGCGACCGGCGCCACGGGCGGCGACGCTGCCGCCGGCAACTGGTGGCGGCGTCCCGACCAGGTGCGCCAGCAGCGCCTGGACACGGGCGTGCAGGCCTATCGCAAGGGCGATTTCGCCGCCGCGCAGCAACAGTTCGAAGGCATCGACAGCGACCAGGGCTGGTACAACCTGGGCAATGCGCTGGCCCGCCAGGGCCGCTACGACGAGGCCATCGACGCCTACGACAAGGCGCTGCGGCAGCAGCCGCAGATGGCCGATGCGATCGCCAACCGCGCCGCGGTCGATGCCGCGCGCAAGCGCCAGTCCGGGCAGAACACGTCCGGGCAGAACAAGCCGGGACAGCAGGGCAACAACAAATCGCAACAGGACCAGAAAGGCCAGTCGCAGTCGGGTGCCGGCGGCACGCCCAAGGACCAGGATCCGGCCCAGGCCAAGGCGCCGCCGCAGCCCGATGCGCAAGGCCAGCCAGGGCAGAGGAACGGACAGTCGCCGCCGTCTGGCGCACCGAAGGATGGGCAGCCGCCGGCGCCGCCGAAGCCGGGCGATGCGCAGGCGCAGCAGCAGGCCGATGCGGCGCAGCGCCAGCAGATGCAGCAGGCGATGGCGGCGCAGCAGGGCGCGGCGGGCAAGCAGGCGGCCGCGCGCGCCGCTGCGGCCGCGGCGGAAACCCCGCAGCAGCGCGAACAGCGGCAAGCGGTGGAGGCATGGCTGCGGCGGGTGCCGGACGATCCGGGCAACCTGCTGCGCGCCAAATTCAAGCTCGAACACGAACGCAGGCAGCGGGAAGGACCATGA
- a CDS encoding VWA domain-containing protein translates to MFSLHWQSLADLLAGFAWPWMWLAMPLPLLARLLLPAQRGNAPALRVPYGAQLQAVAAAPARVGLWRVGLWLAWLAWFCLCGAAARPLQLGEPISPPQQARQLMLAVDLSGSMSEPDMTLGGRVVDRLTAAKAVLADFLDRRDGDRIGLLVFGQQAYALTPLTADLATVRDQLRDSVVGLAGRETALGDAIALSVKRLREQPQGDRVLIVLTDGVNTAGVLEPAKAAELAKAEHVRVYTIAFGGAGGYSLFGLPIPASGGDDQVDEDTLRKIAQDTGGRFFRARDTDELVSIYAELERLEPVRLAGPAVRPRIERYAWPLAAALLLGLISFVWPWRRQ, encoded by the coding sequence ATGTTCTCGCTGCACTGGCAAAGTCTCGCCGACCTGCTGGCCGGGTTCGCCTGGCCATGGATGTGGCTGGCGATGCCGCTGCCGCTGCTGGCGCGGCTGTTGCTGCCGGCGCAGCGCGGCAACGCACCGGCGCTGCGCGTGCCGTACGGCGCGCAGTTGCAGGCCGTGGCGGCGGCGCCCGCGCGCGTCGGCCTGTGGCGCGTCGGCCTGTGGCTGGCGTGGCTGGCCTGGTTCTGCCTGTGCGGCGCGGCGGCACGGCCGCTGCAACTGGGCGAGCCGATCTCGCCGCCGCAGCAGGCGCGTCAGCTGATGCTGGCGGTGGACCTGTCCGGCAGCATGAGCGAGCCGGACATGACCCTGGGCGGACGCGTGGTGGACCGGCTGACCGCGGCCAAGGCGGTACTGGCCGACTTCCTCGACCGCCGCGACGGCGACCGCATCGGCCTGCTGGTGTTCGGCCAGCAGGCGTATGCGCTGACCCCGCTGACCGCCGATCTGGCGACGGTGCGCGATCAACTGCGCGACAGCGTGGTCGGCCTGGCCGGACGCGAGACCGCGCTCGGCGACGCGATCGCGCTGTCGGTCAAGCGCCTGCGCGAACAGCCGCAGGGCGACCGGGTGCTGATCGTGCTGACCGACGGCGTCAACACCGCCGGCGTGCTGGAACCGGCCAAGGCGGCGGAACTGGCCAAGGCCGAACACGTGCGCGTCTACACCATCGCCTTCGGCGGTGCCGGCGGCTATTCGCTGTTCGGCTTGCCGATCCCCGCCAGCGGCGGCGACGATCAGGTCGACGAGGACACCTTGCGCAAGATCGCGCAGGACACCGGCGGCCGCTTCTTCCGCGCCCGCGACACCGACGAACTGGTCTCGATCTACGCCGAGCTGGAGCGCCTGGAGCCGGTGCGCTTGGCCGGCCCGGCGGTGCGCCCGCGGATCGAGCGCTACGCGTGGCCGCTGGCGGCGGCGCTGCTGCTGGGGTTGATCTCCTTCGTGTGGCCATGGAGGCGGCAATGA
- a CDS encoding DUF4381 family protein translates to MTPQQLPLRDVHLPPAPPWWPPAPGWLLLGAALLLALGIALGLWAWRRARLRRWQRQFDAALGSGAAPAQVAAVSELLRRAARRRDPAAAALQGEPWLRFLDGGKRQDFSAGPGRVLLDGGYRRELDRAQLQALLPLARRRFLELMARR, encoded by the coding sequence ATGACCCCGCAACAGTTGCCGTTGCGCGATGTGCACCTGCCGCCGGCGCCGCCGTGGTGGCCGCCGGCCCCGGGCTGGTTGCTGCTGGGCGCGGCGCTGCTGCTGGCGCTGGGCATCGCGCTGGGCCTGTGGGCGTGGCGGCGCGCGCGGCTGCGCCGCTGGCAGCGCCAGTTCGATGCGGCGCTCGGCAGCGGCGCTGCGCCGGCGCAAGTGGCCGCGGTGTCGGAACTGCTGCGCCGCGCAGCGCGGCGCCGCGACCCCGCCGCCGCGGCGCTGCAGGGCGAGCCCTGGCTGCGCTTCCTCGACGGCGGCAAGCGCCAGGACTTCTCCGCCGGGCCGGGCCGGGTGCTGCTCGACGGCGGCTATCGGCGCGAACTGGATCGTGCGCAGCTGCAGGCCTTGCTGCCGCTGGCGCGGCGCCGCTTCCTCGAGCTGATGGCCAGGCGATGA
- a CDS encoding DUF58 domain-containing protein, with translation MPPQTPRADAAPGGDGVRPTLAELVALRASVARVPPPRRGRHGLSGSAPAAQRGRGMEYAESREYVAGDDVRHIDWRLTARSGRTHTKLFQAERERLSLIVADTAPTLYFGTRVRFKSVQAARAGAVAAWTAQRQGDRLAALRGSRSEAPVPPAAGPRGALRVLDALARWYAQPPPDDAGLGVALEHAAKLLRPGSRLVVLADPTSANAIPAARWAGLALHNDVVLLLLADALELQPPRAALPFWAGGRRVEVDLLAASAQQRWHAQFVAPLETLVAELPGRGVQVRVLRSDATSESWLLPAPAGSAPR, from the coding sequence ATGCCGCCGCAGACGCCACGCGCCGACGCCGCGCCGGGCGGCGACGGTGTGCGCCCGACCTTGGCCGAACTGGTGGCGTTGCGCGCGAGTGTGGCGAGGGTGCCGCCGCCGCGGCGCGGGCGCCATGGCCTCAGCGGCAGCGCGCCGGCGGCGCAACGTGGCCGCGGCATGGAATACGCCGAGTCGCGCGAGTACGTGGCCGGCGACGACGTGCGCCACATCGACTGGCGGCTCACCGCGCGCAGTGGGCGCACCCATACCAAACTGTTCCAGGCCGAGCGCGAGCGGCTCAGCCTGATCGTGGCCGATACCGCGCCGACCCTGTATTTCGGCACCCGCGTGCGTTTCAAGTCGGTGCAGGCGGCGCGTGCCGGCGCGGTGGCGGCATGGACCGCGCAGCGCCAGGGCGATCGTCTCGCCGCCTTGCGCGGCAGCCGCAGCGAAGCGCCGGTGCCGCCGGCGGCCGGACCGCGCGGCGCGTTGCGCGTGCTCGACGCGCTGGCGCGCTGGTACGCGCAGCCGCCGCCGGACGATGCCGGCCTCGGCGTGGCGCTGGAACACGCGGCCAAGCTGCTGCGGCCGGGTTCGCGGCTGGTGGTGCTGGCCGATCCGACCAGCGCCAACGCGATTCCCGCGGCGCGCTGGGCCGGGCTGGCGCTGCACAACGACGTGGTGCTGTTGTTGCTGGCCGACGCGCTGGAGTTGCAGCCGCCGCGTGCGGCGTTGCCGTTCTGGGCCGGCGGCCGACGGGTGGAAGTGGACTTGCTGGCGGCCAGCGCGCAACAACGCTGGCACGCGCAGTTCGTCGCGCCGCTGGAAACCCTGGTGGCCGAACTGCCCGGGCGCGGCGTGCAGGTGCGCGTGCTGCGCAGCGATGCGACCAGCGAATCCTGGCTGCTGCCGGCGCCAGCCGGGAGCGCGCCGCGATGA
- a CDS encoding MoxR family ATPase: MNTTPSSFDPSPAASEQQRLHAAFLALRDGLSATIVGQSALVERLLIALLADGHLLVEGAPGLAKTTAIRALASRLEADFARVQFTPDLLPADLTGTEVWRPQESRFEFLPGPIFHPILLADEINRAPAKVQSALLEAMGERQVTVGRHTYALPKLFLVMATQNPIEQEGTFPLPEAQLDRFLMHVRIGYPEAAAEAEILRLARERARETLEHGEAAPPRLPLEDVFAARRAVLSLHMAPPLERYLIELVLASRDASGYDPALARRIAWGASPRGSIALERCARARAWLAGRDFVTPDDVRAVAPDVLRHRVLPSYEATAEGWDGDRLVAALLDQVPPP, from the coding sequence ATGAACACCACGCCCTCGAGCTTCGACCCTTCTCCCGCCGCGTCCGAGCAGCAGCGTCTGCACGCGGCCTTCCTCGCCCTGCGCGACGGCCTGTCCGCCACCATCGTCGGCCAGTCCGCGCTGGTGGAACGGTTGCTGATCGCGCTGCTCGCCGATGGCCACCTGCTGGTCGAAGGCGCGCCCGGCCTGGCCAAGACCACCGCGATCCGCGCGCTGGCCTCGCGGCTGGAAGCGGATTTCGCCCGCGTCCAGTTCACGCCGGACCTGTTGCCGGCCGACCTGACCGGGACCGAGGTGTGGCGCCCGCAGGAAAGCCGCTTCGAGTTCCTGCCTGGGCCGATCTTCCATCCGATCCTGCTCGCCGACGAGATCAACCGCGCGCCGGCCAAGGTGCAGTCGGCGCTGCTCGAGGCGATGGGCGAGCGCCAGGTCACCGTCGGTCGGCACACTTATGCGCTGCCGAAGCTGTTCCTGGTGATGGCCACGCAGAACCCGATCGAGCAGGAGGGCACCTTCCCGCTGCCCGAGGCGCAGCTGGACCGCTTCCTGATGCATGTGCGGATCGGCTATCCGGAAGCCGCCGCCGAGGCCGAGATCCTGCGCCTGGCGCGCGAGCGCGCGCGCGAGACCCTGGAGCACGGCGAGGCAGCACCGCCGCGGCTGCCGCTGGAGGACGTGTTCGCCGCGCGGCGTGCGGTGCTGTCGCTGCACATGGCGCCGCCGCTGGAGCGTTACCTGATCGAACTGGTGCTGGCCTCGCGCGACGCCAGCGGCTACGACCCCGCACTGGCACGGCGCATCGCCTGGGGCGCGAGTCCGCGCGGCTCGATCGCGCTGGAGCGCTGCGCGCGTGCGCGCGCCTGGCTGGCAGGGCGCGACTTCGTGACCCCGGACGACGTGCGCGCGGTCGCGCCGGACGTATTGCGCCATCGCGTGCTGCCCAGCTACGAGGCCACGGCCGAGGGCTGGGACGGCGATCGCCTGGTCGCCGCGCTGCTGGACCAGGTGCCGCCGCCTTGA
- a CDS encoding type IV pilus secretin PilQ family protein encodes MTFSKALSLRPIRRHATVRLCALGLAAMLGSSAVVGAALAATPAPGPAVAAPQAPAKLTVSKIDFKRGDGDAGRLILHFSGAGASPDLRTQGNNVVVDVGNASLPAELQRPLNVTDFATPVQRIDAKPYAGGAQLVLSTSGAFESLAYQSGNEYVVEISPRTSAPAVGAVSATTVSQAAAQVAARGYSGRPVTFNFQDVPVRTVLQLIAEESNLNIVASDTVQGSVTLRLVNVPWDQALDIVLRAKGLDKRRDGAVVWVAPQQELAKFEQDKEDARIAIENREDLSTDYIQINYHSATTIFKALTEAKGIGGGGGGGGGGGSGGSGQTDNGFLSPRGRIVADERTNTLMISDIPKKIAQMRELINVIDRPVDQVLIEGRIVIATDTFARDLGAKFGIGGTHTYGDNTATVGSGATGGGAAATRGLNVDLGGTTFTNATTLPSLAYTLLGSNFNLDLELSALQEEGRGEVISNPRIVTSNQREAVIKQGKEIGYVTITGGTAGTAATPNVQFKEVLLELKVTPTITDDNRVFLNMNVKKDEVDQYRVLEGYGTIPEINRREINTAVLVDDGQTVVIGGVYEFTDRNSISKVPFLGDIPFLGNLFKKRGRSKSKAELLIFVTPKVMRVAKRAPAAG; translated from the coding sequence ATGACTTTTTCCAAAGCCCTGAGCCTGCGTCCCATCCGGCGCCACGCGACGGTGCGGCTATGCGCATTGGGGTTGGCGGCGATGCTGGGGAGCTCGGCCGTGGTGGGTGCGGCGCTGGCGGCGACGCCTGCGCCGGGTCCGGCGGTGGCAGCGCCGCAGGCACCGGCCAAGCTCACGGTGTCGAAGATCGATTTCAAGCGCGGCGACGGCGATGCGGGGCGGCTGATCCTGCACTTCAGCGGCGCGGGCGCAAGCCCCGATCTGCGGACCCAGGGCAACAACGTGGTGGTCGATGTCGGCAACGCATCGCTGCCGGCGGAACTGCAGCGTCCACTCAACGTCACCGACTTCGCCACACCGGTCCAGCGCATCGACGCCAAGCCGTATGCCGGCGGCGCGCAGCTGGTGCTGAGCACCAGCGGCGCGTTCGAGTCGCTGGCCTACCAGTCCGGCAACGAGTACGTGGTGGAGATCTCGCCGCGGACCTCGGCGCCGGCAGTGGGCGCGGTCAGCGCGACCACGGTCAGTCAGGCGGCGGCGCAGGTCGCCGCGCGCGGCTATAGCGGCCGCCCGGTCACGTTCAACTTCCAGGACGTGCCGGTGCGCACCGTGCTGCAGCTGATCGCCGAGGAATCCAACCTCAACATCGTCGCGTCCGACACCGTGCAGGGCAGCGTCACCCTGCGCCTGGTCAACGTGCCGTGGGACCAGGCGCTGGACATCGTGCTGCGCGCCAAGGGCCTGGACAAGCGCCGCGACGGCGCCGTGGTCTGGGTCGCGCCGCAGCAGGAGCTGGCCAAGTTCGAGCAGGACAAGGAAGACGCGCGGATCGCGATCGAGAACCGCGAGGACCTGAGCACCGACTACATCCAGATCAACTACCACAGCGCCACCACGATCTTCAAAGCGTTGACCGAGGCCAAGGGGATCGGTGGTGGCGGCGGTGGTGGTGGTGGCGGCGGTAGCGGCGGCAGCGGCCAGACCGACAACGGCTTCCTGTCGCCGCGCGGACGCATCGTCGCCGACGAGCGCACCAATACGCTGATGATCAGCGACATCCCGAAGAAGATCGCGCAGATGCGCGAGCTGATCAACGTGATCGACCGTCCGGTCGACCAGGTGCTGATCGAGGGCCGCATCGTCATCGCCACCGACACCTTCGCCCGCGATCTGGGCGCCAAGTTCGGCATCGGCGGTACCCATACCTACGGCGACAACACCGCGACCGTCGGCAGCGGCGCGACCGGCGGCGGCGCCGCGGCCACGCGCGGGCTCAACGTCGATCTGGGCGGCACCACCTTCACCAATGCGACGACCCTGCCGAGCCTGGCCTATACGCTGCTCGGATCCAACTTCAACCTGGATCTGGAGCTGTCGGCGCTGCAGGAAGAGGGCCGTGGCGAGGTGATCTCCAACCCGCGCATCGTCACTTCCAACCAGCGTGAGGCGGTGATCAAGCAGGGCAAGGAAATCGGCTACGTCACCATCACCGGTGGCACCGCCGGGACTGCAGCGACGCCGAACGTGCAGTTCAAGGAAGTGTTGCTGGAGCTGAAGGTCACCCCGACCATCACCGACGACAATCGCGTCTTCCTGAACATGAACGTGAAGAAGGACGAGGTCGACCAGTACCGCGTACTCGAAGGCTACGGCACCATTCCCGAAATCAACCGCCGCGAGATCAATACCGCGGTGCTGGTGGACGACGGCCAGACCGTGGTGATCGGCGGCGTGTACGAGTTCACCGATCGCAACAGCATTTCCAAGGTGCCGTTCCTGGGCGATATCCCGTTCCTGGGCAATCTGTTCAAGAAGCGCGGCCGCAGCAAGAGCAAGGCCGAACTGCTGATCTTCGTGACGCCGAAGGTGATGCGCGTGGCCAAGCGAGCGCCGGCCGCTGGCTGA
- a CDS encoding pilus assembly protein PilP yields the protein MKRHATALKCLAGLALVALLGGCGRGVTSTPGEAPNLENWVKDVRARPAQPLEPLPVMQQFETFEYAAQGLRDPFSDAWTSPDGNNGLRPDPNRRKEPLEQFPLDGLTMVGTLGNGAGLVALVMAPDKVTYRVRPGIYMGQSDGRVTGVHEDRIDLIELVPDGAGGWLERPAAVALDDQ from the coding sequence ATGAAGCGGCACGCTACGGCATTGAAGTGCCTGGCCGGGCTGGCGCTGGTGGCGCTGCTCGGCGGTTGCGGTCGCGGCGTGACCAGCACGCCGGGCGAGGCGCCGAACCTGGAGAACTGGGTGAAGGACGTGCGCGCGCGGCCGGCGCAGCCGCTGGAGCCGCTGCCGGTGATGCAGCAGTTCGAAACCTTCGAATATGCGGCGCAGGGCCTGCGCGATCCGTTCAGCGACGCCTGGACCAGTCCGGATGGCAACAACGGCCTGCGCCCGGATCCGAACCGGCGCAAGGAACCGCTGGAGCAGTTCCCGCTGGACGGCTTGACGATGGTCGGCACGCTGGGCAACGGTGCGGGCCTGGTGGCGCTGGTGATGGCGCCGGACAAGGTGACCTACCGGGTTCGTCCCGGCATCTACATGGGGCAGAGCGATGGCCGCGTGACCGGGGTGCACGAGGATCGCATCGATTTGATTGAACTGGTGCCGGATGGCGCTGGCGGTTGGCTGGAACGTCCGGCTGCCGTGGCGCTGGACGATCAATGA
- a CDS encoding type 4a pilus biogenesis protein PilO: protein MSKKVNLKDLDFNNLGNWPQQAKIGFCVLVTLFILILSWFLLISDKRDELGTLEQKETELRASFEKEQSRAVNLQPLKQQLAQMEQVLQQMLRQLPSKTEMPDLIIDISQTALSSGLANELFQPGPESPKEFYAEKPIALRMVGSYHQFGAFVSGVASLPRVVILTMHDINLKPKDQKVGLTARGELELSGTVKTYRYLDDKEMADQEKAAAAAKKASKQGGGA from the coding sequence ATGAGCAAGAAAGTCAACCTGAAAGACCTGGACTTCAACAACCTCGGCAATTGGCCGCAGCAGGCCAAGATCGGCTTCTGCGTGCTGGTCACGCTGTTCATCCTGATCCTGTCGTGGTTCCTGCTGATCAGCGACAAGCGCGACGAGCTGGGCACGCTGGAGCAGAAGGAAACCGAGCTGCGCGCCTCGTTCGAGAAGGAGCAGAGCCGCGCGGTCAACCTGCAGCCGCTGAAGCAGCAACTGGCGCAGATGGAGCAGGTGCTGCAGCAGATGCTGCGGCAGCTGCCGAGCAAGACCGAGATGCCCGACCTGATCATCGACATCTCGCAGACCGCGTTGTCCAGTGGCTTGGCCAACGAGCTGTTCCAGCCAGGCCCGGAGTCGCCGAAGGAGTTCTACGCGGAGAAGCCGATCGCGCTGCGCATGGTCGGCAGCTACCACCAGTTCGGCGCCTTCGTCAGCGGCGTGGCGTCGCTGCCGCGGGTGGTGATCCTGACCATGCACGACATCAATCTCAAGCCCAAGGACCAGAAGGTCGGGCTCACCGCGCGCGGCGAGCTGGAGTTGTCCGGCACGGTCAAGACCTATCGCTACCTGGACGACAAGGAAATGGCGGACCAGGAGAAAGCGGCGGCCGCGGCGAAGAAGGCTTCCAAGCAAGGCGGTGGCGCATGA
- a CDS encoding PilN domain-containing protein, with product MAKINLLPWRAERRKQREREFYSMLGFAALAGVLLAALIWFYYDRQITGQNERNAYLQTEIEKVQAQNKEIDKLDEQKRRLLARKRVIEELQAKRSQMVHLFDSLVRTIPDGVVLTAVKQEGDILTLEGRSQSNARVSAYMRNLEGSGWMTNPELSVIEAKAQDKEVKGPIVDAKALPYVFTLKVKLPVPGDAADTVPGTGTPAPGTTAAPPAAGAAATPASTAAPAAPTAPATPPATPSAAPAATPAQQGPAS from the coding sequence ATGGCAAAAATCAACCTGCTGCCCTGGCGGGCGGAGCGACGCAAGCAACGCGAGCGCGAGTTCTACTCGATGCTGGGCTTCGCCGCATTGGCCGGCGTGCTGCTGGCGGCGCTGATCTGGTTCTACTACGACCGTCAGATCACCGGGCAGAACGAGCGCAACGCCTATCTGCAGACCGAGATCGAGAAGGTCCAGGCGCAGAACAAGGAAATCGACAAGCTCGACGAGCAGAAGCGGCGCCTGCTGGCGCGCAAGCGCGTGATCGAAGAGCTGCAGGCCAAGCGTTCGCAGATGGTGCACCTGTTCGACTCGCTGGTGCGCACCATCCCCGATGGCGTGGTGCTGACCGCGGTCAAGCAGGAAGGCGACATCCTGACCCTGGAAGGACGCTCGCAATCCAATGCGCGGGTCAGCGCCTACATGCGCAATCTCGAGGGCTCGGGCTGGATGACCAATCCGGAACTGTCGGTGATCGAGGCCAAGGCGCAGGACAAGGAGGTCAAGGGGCCGATCGTCGACGCCAAGGCCTTGCCCTACGTGTTCACGCTGAAGGTCAAGCTGCCGGTGCCGGGCGACGCCGCGGACACGGTACCGGGTACTGGCACGCCGGCACCCGGTACGACGGCCGCGCCGCCCGCCGCCGGCGCCGCCGCAACTCCGGCGTCGACTGCCGCGCCCGCGGCACCGACCGCACCCGCGACGCCGCCGGCCACCCCGTCGGCCGCGCCTGCCGCCACGCCAGCGCAACAGGGACCGGCGTCATGA
- a CDS encoding pilus assembly protein PilM has translation MGLIPKSQQPLIGVDISSTAVKLLQLSRSGNRFRVEHYAVEPLPPNAVVEKNIVEVEAVGEAIRRAVTRSGTRAKHAAAAVAGSAVITKLIPMPAELDENELEAQVELEAVNYIPYPIDEVNLDFEVLGSIPNNPEMVQVLLAASRSENVELRQSALELGGLIARVMDVEAFAVENAFALVASELPVAADGVVALVDIGATMTTLNVLRGGRSLYSREQVFGGKQLTDEVMRRYGLTYEEAGMAKRQGGLPESYEIEVLEPFKEATVQQISRLLQFFYAGSEFNRVDHIVLAGGCAALAGLPEMVEEQLGVATVVANPLAQMTLGPKVQAHALAQDAPALMIATGLALRSFD, from the coding sequence TTCGACTGCGGTCAAGCTGTTGCAGCTGTCGCGTAGCGGCAACCGGTTCCGCGTAGAGCACTACGCCGTGGAACCCTTGCCGCCCAACGCCGTGGTCGAGAAGAACATCGTCGAGGTCGAAGCCGTGGGCGAGGCGATTCGCCGCGCCGTGACCCGGTCCGGCACCCGCGCCAAGCATGCCGCGGCGGCGGTGGCCGGCTCGGCGGTGATCACCAAGCTGATCCCGATGCCGGCCGAGCTCGACGAGAACGAGCTGGAAGCGCAGGTCGAGCTGGAGGCGGTCAACTACATCCCGTACCCGATCGACGAAGTGAACCTGGACTTCGAGGTGCTGGGCAGCATCCCCAACAACCCGGAGATGGTGCAGGTGCTGCTGGCCGCGTCGCGCTCGGAGAACGTGGAGCTGCGCCAGTCGGCGCTGGAACTCGGCGGCCTGATCGCCAGGGTCATGGACGTGGAGGCCTTCGCGGTCGAGAACGCGTTCGCGCTGGTGGCCAGCGAGCTGCCGGTGGCCGCAGATGGCGTCGTCGCCCTGGTCGATATCGGCGCCACCATGACCACGCTCAACGTGTTGCGCGGCGGACGCAGCCTGTACAGCCGCGAACAGGTATTCGGCGGCAAGCAGCTGACCGACGAAGTGATGCGCCGCTACGGCCTGACCTACGAGGAAGCCGGCATGGCCAAGCGCCAGGGCGGGCTGCCGGAAAGCTACGAGATCGAAGTGCTGGAGCCGTTCAAGGAGGCGACGGTGCAGCAGATCAGCCGCCTGTTGCAGTTCTTCTACGCCGGCAGCGAATTCAACCGGGTCGACCACATCGTGCTGGCCGGCGGCTGCGCGGCGCTGGCCGGGTTGCCGGAGATGGTCGAGGAACAACTGGGAGTGGCGACCGTGGTCGCCAACCCGCTGGCGCAGATGACCCTGGGGCCGAAGGTGCAGGCGCATGCGCTGGCCCAGGACGCGCCGGCGCTGATGATCGCCACCGGCCTGGCTCTGAGGAGCTTCGACTGA